Within the Leisingera thetidis genome, the region GGGCCATGTGGGTCATCCTTTTAACAGGGCAGGCAGGGCGCGGCGCAGCAGCTTGCCGTTGGCGCCCGTTGGCAGGGCGTCGAGACGGACATAGGCGCGGGGCTGCTTGTAGCGGGCCAGGCGTTCGGATGCAAAGGCCTCCAGCTCCTGGCGGGTCAACTCTTCGGGACCGGTGTAGAAGGCGGCGATGATATAGGTGTCCGGCTTCACCTCTACCGCGGCAGCGCCGGCTTGGGTGATGCCGGGATGGGCGGCCAGCGCGGTCTCTACCTCGATCGGCGACACCCGGTAGCCGCCCGCGTTCATCATGTCGTCGCTGCGCCCCAGGTAGCGGATCTGGCCGTCCGCCGACATTGCCCCCTGATCACCGGTCAGGAACCAGTCCCCCTGATAACGGGCCGCGGTTTCCTCTGGCGCGTTCAGGTAGCCGAGCATCAGCCCCGGGTCGGACCGGTGGATGGCGATGGTGCCCTCTTCGCCCAACGCGACCGGTCCGTCCGCACCCAGTATGGCCACCCTGCGGCCTCTTTGCGGCTGGCCCAGAGTGCCGTCCTGCGCCGGGCTTGCAGGCGAGGAGGAGATGAAAGTGGAGCATTCCGACATGCCGAATGCCTCATACAGGCTGCAGCCGGTTGCTGCATCCCAGGCCTCGTGAAGGTGGCGTGAGAGCTTTTCACCTGCGCAAAGCCCATGCCGGAGGTCCGGCAAATCCAGCGGACCGCCGCGCAGGACCTTGCGGTAGACGCCAGGGGCGGCTGCAAAGATCGTCGCCTGGTGCCGGCGCAGGAGATCCGGCAGGTCTTCAAGCGGTGTTCCCGGGGCCGGGATCAGCGCGGTGGCGCCTGCTGCCCAGGGGTCCATCAGCCCGGTGCCGAGCGTGTAGGTCCAGTTGAAGGCGCCTGCATGCATCAGCCGGTCATTCTCCGCCAGGCCGTACCAGCCCTCCACCATCATCTGCCGTGCCCAGACGGCGCGGTGGGCATGCGCCACGGCGCGCGGATTTCCGCTGGTGCCGGATGTGTAGACCACATAGGCCATCCGGTCAGGGTCTCCAACGGCGTACTCACAAAGAGGCAGATCCTGCATCTTCAGCAGCTCCGCAGTGCTGATCTGCAACGGGTGACTCGCACAGGCCACTGCCGGATCGCACAATACCGCCGCGGGGTTCAGATCGGCGATGATCCGGGCGGTCTCCGGTTCCGTCAGCTGGGCCGAGGTGGGCACCGGCACCAGCCCCGCGGCAATGGCGCCCAGGTAGGCGATGGGAAACTCCACCGTGTTCCCCAGCCGCATCAGCACGATGTCGCCGGGATTCAGCCCCGCTGCCAGCAGCCCGGATCCGGTGCCGCGGACGGCGGCCTCCAGCCGGGCATAGCTCCACTCCTCGCTCGCTTGACCCTCAAGGACCATCAGTGCGGTTTTGTCCGGCAGCCTTCCGGCATGGCGCAGCACATGGGCGGCGAGATTGAAGGGGGCGGGGCAGGGCGCAAACGGCCCCTGATCAAAAATCGACAGCATGGCCATTGGCTAGCCTGCACTGTCCTGCGTTGCAAGCGGCGCGGCGGCGGCTTATAGAGTGGCTATGACTGGCCGCGACCCGAAATCCCTGATCACCATCGCCCGCGCCAATGGCGGCGAAGACGACGCAGAACCATTGGACCTGGGCGCCCGCGTGCGCGAGCTGCGCAAGGCGCGGGACTGGACTCTGGAGCATGCGGCCAATCAGGCCGGGCTGGCGCGTTCGACCCTGTCCAAGATCGAAAATGGCCAGATGTCACCGACTTACGAGGCATTGAAGAAGCTGGCCGTGGGCTTGCAGATCTCGGTGCCTCAGCTGTTTACCCCGCCGCAGCGGGACCAGGTGAACGGCCGGATGACGGTGACCAAATCCGGTGACGGATCAGCCCATGCCACCGCGACATATGAGCACGAGCTGCTGGCCGACGGTCTGTCGCGCAAGCAGATGCTGCCTTACCGGGCGCGGGTGCGGGCGCGGTCGATGGAGGAATTTGACGGCTGGGTGCGCCATGACGGCGAGGAATTCCTCTATGTGCTGACCGGGGTGGTCAAGCTCTATACGGAATTCTACGAGCCGGTCGAGATGCGCCGCGGCGACAGCGCCTATTACGACGCGGCCATGGGGCATAACGTCATTTCCGTCAGCCCCGAAGATGCAATGATCCTCTGGGTGACGTCGCTGGCCTAAGGCGGGGAGCTAGTGCGGGCGTCCGTCCAGCTCTCTCAGCAGGCTTTCGATATAGAGGAAATCGTCCACCTCTTCCTTGGCTTCATTCAAGGTGAGGTGATGGGTGCGGGCCAGATAGGCAACGAATCTGTCCCGGTCATCCAGTATCGA harbors:
- a CDS encoding class I adenylate-forming enzyme family protein yields the protein MLSIFDQGPFAPCPAPFNLAAHVLRHAGRLPDKTALMVLEGQASEEWSYARLEAAVRGTGSGLLAAGLNPGDIVLMRLGNTVEFPIAYLGAIAAGLVPVPTSAQLTEPETARIIADLNPAAVLCDPAVACASHPLQISTAELLKMQDLPLCEYAVGDPDRMAYVVYTSGTSGNPRAVAHAHRAVWARQMMVEGWYGLAENDRLMHAGAFNWTYTLGTGLMDPWAAGATALIPAPGTPLEDLPDLLRRHQATIFAAAPGVYRKVLRGGPLDLPDLRHGLCAGEKLSRHLHEAWDAATGCSLYEAFGMSECSTFISSSPASPAQDGTLGQPQRGRRVAILGADGPVALGEEGTIAIHRSDPGLMLGYLNAPEETAARYQGDWFLTGDQGAMSADGQIRYLGRSDDMMNAGGYRVSPIEVETALAAHPGITQAGAAAVEVKPDTYIIAAFYTGPEELTRQELEAFASERLARYKQPRAYVRLDALPTGANGKLLRRALPALLKG
- a CDS encoding helix-turn-helix domain-containing protein, whose protein sequence is MTGRDPKSLITIARANGGEDDAEPLDLGARVRELRKARDWTLEHAANQAGLARSTLSKIENGQMSPTYEALKKLAVGLQISVPQLFTPPQRDQVNGRMTVTKSGDGSAHATATYEHELLADGLSRKQMLPYRARVRARSMEEFDGWVRHDGEEFLYVLTGVVKLYTEFYEPVEMRRGDSAYYDAAMGHNVISVSPEDAMILWVTSLA